From Bacillus sp. Bos-x628, the proteins below share one genomic window:
- a CDS encoding cell wall hydrolase, translating to MAVVRATSSDIDLLARLLRAEAEGEGKKGMLLVGNVGINRLRANCSDFKGLRTIPQMIYQEHAFEAVTHGYFYQRARESEKTLARRNINGERFWPAKFSLWYFRPPGDCPSTWYNQPFVARYKSHCFYQPTAETCENVYNTF from the coding sequence ATGGCAGTGGTAAGAGCGACAAGCTCTGATATTGATTTATTGGCTAGACTGCTGAGGGCGGAAGCAGAGGGTGAAGGGAAAAAAGGGATGCTGCTCGTAGGGAATGTGGGCATCAACCGTTTGCGTGCCAACTGCTCTGACTTTAAAGGGCTGCGTACGATTCCACAAATGATTTATCAGGAGCATGCGTTTGAAGCGGTCACACATGGGTATTTTTATCAACGGGCACGAGAAAGTGAAAAGACACTTGCAAGAAGGAATATTAATGGAGAGCGATTTTGGCCAGCGAAATTTAGCCTTTGGTATTTCAGGCCGCCTGGTGATTGTCCGTCTACATGGTACAATCAGCCGTTTGTTGCAAGGTATAAGTCGCATTGTTTTTATCAACCAACAGCAGAAACGTGTGAAAATGTATATAACACCTTTTAG
- a CDS encoding DUF5105 domain-containing protein, with amino-acid sequence MFKKKLSLFLLILCLTVVAAACSGKDKTAAKENDTKKSLDAAEVKVESAEYTLPPQYDTSVQDDQYVLKVNVSVKNISKEPLNVDKSNFTLYQDDAQVSTISPDDYNEVLSTSSLNAGKVSKGGLFYVVDKNKDYQLVYTEPASESKKDDKTLEFDIKGKDLMKKADTLQASAKALSSYIDVMIFGKKNDDFEKLTGDNKSTVVNEFDKSFKQGYISSSGISSSSAKDENLDKLLKAVKETLAEKSKVSTKTKSISGDKAVVSVTVTPIDASPLVDRLKEKATEFYSKNRSASYNDAQKYLLSIYPDEFKKLGPSSSEETVEVNMKKNDIDQWKLDLNDYKTSSLVEKFIKN; translated from the coding sequence ATGTTTAAAAAGAAATTATCCCTGTTTCTTCTGATTTTGTGTTTGACTGTTGTCGCTGCAGCTTGTAGTGGAAAAGATAAAACAGCCGCTAAAGAAAACGATACGAAAAAATCTCTTGATGCAGCAGAGGTCAAGGTGGAAAGTGCTGAATATACATTACCGCCTCAGTACGATACATCTGTACAAGATGACCAATATGTACTGAAAGTGAATGTATCTGTAAAAAACATCAGCAAAGAACCTCTGAATGTCGACAAAAGCAACTTCACGCTTTATCAAGATGATGCACAAGTCTCTACAATCTCTCCAGATGACTACAATGAAGTATTATCTACCAGCTCGCTAAATGCTGGAAAAGTATCAAAAGGTGGTCTTTTCTACGTCGTTGATAAAAACAAAGATTATCAGCTTGTATACACAGAGCCTGCTTCTGAATCGAAAAAAGACGACAAAACACTAGAATTCGATATTAAAGGAAAAGACTTAATGAAAAAAGCAGATACGCTTCAAGCATCTGCAAAAGCTCTTTCTTCTTATATCGATGTCATGATCTTTGGTAAGAAAAACGACGATTTCGAAAAATTAACTGGTGATAACAAATCAACCGTAGTGAACGAGTTTGATAAGTCGTTCAAACAAGGCTATATCTCTTCTTCTGGTATCTCATCAAGCTCAGCTAAAGACGAAAATCTTGATAAGCTATTAAAGGCTGTCAAAGAAACGTTAGCTGAAAAATCTAAAGTATCGACAAAAACAAAATCAATCAGTGGTGATAAAGCAGTGGTATCTGTTACAGTAACACCAATTGATGCAAGCCCACTTGTCGATCGTTTGAAAGAGAAAGCAACTGAATTCTACAGCAAAAATCGTTCAGCGTCTTACAATGATGCACAAAAATATCTACTCTCTATCTATCCAGATGAGTTTAAAAAATTAGGACCATCATCATCTGAAGAAACTGTAGAAGTCAACATGAAGAAAAATGATATTGACCAATGGAAACTTGACTTGAACGATTACAAAACAAGCAGTTTAGTCGAAAAATTCATCAAGAACTAA
- a CDS encoding aldo/keto reductase has translation MGSWENKDDEPDKGDELLKKVTLGRTDLQVNPIGLGTNAVGGHNLFPNLSEEAGRELVETALDQGVNFLDSAFIYGFGRSEELIGEIIAKRGNRHELVLATKGAHKEVNGQIELDNSRDFLRQQVENSLKRLQTDYIDLYYMHFPDGKTPLDEVAGTLKELKDEGKIRAIGASNLDFEQLQIFNRDGYLDVLQSEYSLLKRQAEQDLLPYCVEHSISFIPYFPLASGLLTGKFTKDATFDDIRAKDPLFQGEAFVQNLVKVDKLKAIAQRKQAEAAHVALAWLLTRDGIDAIIPGAKRAEQVLQNLKTNEVQLTEEEIKQIDQIFS, from the coding sequence ATGGGTTCATGGGAAAATAAGGATGATGAACCAGACAAGGGAGATGAGCTTTTGAAAAAGGTAACGCTTGGAAGAACTGATTTACAGGTCAATCCGATAGGACTTGGAACGAATGCAGTAGGCGGACATAATTTATTCCCGAACCTTAGTGAAGAGGCTGGACGTGAGCTTGTGGAAACCGCTCTTGATCAAGGTGTCAATTTCTTAGATTCTGCCTTTATTTATGGATTTGGCCGTTCGGAGGAATTGATTGGTGAAATCATTGCTAAAAGAGGGAATCGTCATGAACTTGTCCTTGCAACAAAAGGGGCTCATAAAGAAGTAAACGGGCAAATCGAACTCGATAATAGTCGTGACTTCTTAAGACAGCAAGTAGAAAATAGTCTCAAACGACTGCAAACGGATTATATTGATTTGTACTATATGCATTTCCCAGATGGAAAAACACCACTTGATGAAGTGGCAGGTACTTTAAAGGAATTAAAGGATGAAGGAAAAATCAGGGCAATTGGTGCATCTAATCTAGATTTTGAACAGCTTCAAATTTTCAACCGAGATGGATACTTAGATGTACTCCAATCAGAGTATTCCCTGTTAAAGCGTCAGGCAGAGCAGGATCTTCTCCCATACTGCGTTGAACACAGCATTTCATTTATTCCTTATTTTCCATTGGCATCAGGCTTATTGACAGGCAAATTCACTAAAGATGCTACATTTGATGATATTCGAGCGAAGGACCCACTTTTCCAAGGCGAAGCTTTTGTACAAAACCTTGTAAAAGTAGACAAGTTGAAGGCGATTGCTCAAAGGAAACAAGCAGAAGCGGCGCACGTTGCGCTGGCTTGGCTCTTAACAAGGGATGGCATTGATGCCATAATTCCTGGTGCAAAACGGGCAGAGCAGGTTCTGCAAAACCTCAAAACAAATGAAGTTCAATTGACTGAAGAAGAAATAAAGCAAATTGATCAAATCTTTTCTTAA
- a CDS encoding SEC-C metal-binding domain-containing protein has product MGKIKRNALCPCGSEKKYKHCCGQKSGRQQTSELVFKEVVQVQKDLMNYAFSKHQRAINQFINEFSFLAEMDKETQQISVFHLSVWGIFFRPLTEKGETIFSEFLSKRAGDITRPKTRQVVQSWTDMEPSLLLLNEKTDKSLYFEDMVTNKKVEVDVKPDQTVLPEKGSLVLGFPVQFEEKAEFFIQYTMFAKELTDTLLLQIRQLVEDYEVNGGERTTFMRESYPEVLKCMFAKQEVVESEIAHQTEEGTRLSAERMDWTSDAQFETAKLIEDGMKEHGDQSLIDGALTVWKAYCDQKSPVIRKAESFAAGIEYYIHSLTSEAPLSQAQLAKKYGISASTVSSRFKDIEQAVKEEQEATVS; this is encoded by the coding sequence TTGGGAAAAATTAAACGAAATGCGCTCTGCCCGTGCGGAAGCGAAAAAAAATATAAACATTGCTGTGGTCAGAAATCAGGCAGGCAACAAACGTCAGAGCTTGTGTTTAAGGAAGTTGTACAAGTTCAAAAGGATTTAATGAATTATGCGTTTTCTAAGCATCAGAGAGCGATCAATCAATTCATAAATGAATTTTCTTTTCTTGCAGAAATGGATAAAGAAACGCAACAAATCTCAGTATTTCATTTGAGCGTTTGGGGCATCTTCTTCCGTCCATTAACAGAGAAAGGTGAAACGATTTTTAGTGAATTCCTTTCAAAAAGAGCAGGAGATATTACACGTCCGAAAACAAGACAAGTGGTCCAATCTTGGACGGACATGGAGCCATCTTTACTATTACTCAATGAAAAAACAGATAAATCTCTTTATTTTGAAGATATGGTAACAAATAAGAAGGTTGAAGTTGACGTGAAACCGGATCAAACTGTACTGCCTGAAAAGGGCAGTCTCGTACTTGGCTTTCCTGTTCAATTTGAAGAAAAAGCAGAGTTCTTCATTCAATATACGATGTTTGCTAAAGAGCTTACAGATACACTTCTACTTCAAATTCGCCAACTGGTCGAGGACTATGAAGTAAATGGGGGAGAGCGTACCACATTTATGAGAGAGTCATATCCTGAAGTGTTGAAGTGCATGTTTGCAAAACAAGAAGTTGTAGAGTCTGAAATCGCTCATCAAACTGAAGAAGGCACAAGATTATCAGCAGAGCGTATGGACTGGACAAGTGATGCTCAGTTTGAAACAGCGAAGCTGATTGAAGATGGGATGAAAGAACATGGTGATCAAAGCTTGATAGATGGTGCTCTAACTGTTTGGAAAGCATACTGTGATCAAAAATCACCGGTCATCCGTAAAGCAGAGTCATTTGCTGCGGGGATTGAATACTATATTCATTCGCTTACAAGTGAAGCACCACTTTCTCAAGCACAGTTGGCTAAAAAATATGGTATTAGTGCGTCAACTGTATCTAGCCGTTTTAAAGATATTGAACAAGCGGTCAAAGAAGAGCAAGAGGCGACAGTATCATAG
- a CDS encoding response regulator, with protein sequence MRFFIADDDRAIRSILGQIIEDEDLGEVVDEADDGDGLEAHSLNLKKVDILLIDLLMPARDGIQTVRHIQHEFKGKVIMISQVEAKEMMAEAYELGIEYYIHKPVNRIEIVSVIRKVIERIKLEKSIFDIQASLQHVLPLQPMITHEAGTGIKRRTMKEAGEFLLSELGIVGESGSKDLLEILTYLHETQTANSHEVNFPPLKQLFIKTAERKLHHGASDVEVMREVKAAEQRIRRAIHHSLNHFASLGLTDFSNPKFEHYASKFFDFTDVSQRMKEMQKTSSHAGSTGRVNTKKFIQIFYFEAKQLFEGMS encoded by the coding sequence ATGCGGTTTTTCATTGCAGATGATGATCGTGCGATACGCTCGATTTTAGGCCAAATCATAGAGGATGAAGATTTGGGAGAGGTAGTGGATGAAGCAGATGACGGAGATGGATTAGAAGCTCATTCATTGAACTTAAAGAAAGTAGACATCCTTCTGATTGATCTCCTGATGCCTGCTAGAGATGGAATTCAAACGGTTCGGCATATTCAACATGAATTCAAAGGCAAGGTCATCATGATTTCTCAAGTAGAGGCGAAAGAAATGATGGCAGAAGCCTATGAACTGGGAATTGAATATTACATTCATAAGCCTGTCAACCGCATTGAGATTGTCAGTGTCATTCGAAAAGTGATTGAGCGCATAAAATTGGAGAAATCAATTTTCGATATTCAAGCTTCACTTCAACATGTGTTGCCTTTACAGCCGATGATCACTCATGAAGCGGGAACTGGAATAAAGCGAAGAACGATGAAAGAGGCTGGCGAGTTTCTCTTATCTGAATTAGGCATTGTGGGGGAGAGTGGCTCAAAGGATTTACTTGAGATTCTCACATATTTACATGAAACACAGACAGCCAATTCCCACGAAGTGAATTTCCCTCCATTAAAACAGCTTTTTATCAAGACTGCGGAAAGAAAGCTGCATCACGGTGCGAGCGATGTTGAGGTGATGAGGGAAGTGAAAGCAGCTGAACAGCGTATTAGACGGGCGATACATCATTCATTGAATCATTTCGCTTCACTTGGGCTAACAGATTTCTCGAATCCTAAGTTTGAACATTATGCTTCGAAGTTTTTTGATTTTACCGATGTCAGCCAAAGAATGAAAGAGATGCAAAAAACATCTTCACATGCCGGATCGACTGGCAGAGTAAATACGAAGAAGTTTATTCAAATCTTTTATTTTGAAGCAAAACAGCTTTTCGAAGGGATGAGCTGA
- a CDS encoding sensor histidine kinase gives MSINQLVKKDAFILFFMIVIVPLAGELKFYPVNETFRISFGPPAFFFCLLLLRKSRPLLPGFLTGTAIVIVRVGLDLIQHKADVVESFYQQFPSFFFYLTYAFLFYFIRTGSFKQQSIFIGLIGLIIELLADFVELFVQFLVFDTTMTLSKLSDMVLIAFAHSFVVISFFNMMKLYEAQSREKQIMKQNEHMMMVISNLYEETVHLKKTLKHTEHITQESYRLYRILNDHEAGKKVSQELLKLAGEIHEVKKDNQRIFAGLSKLISKENMQDYMKAEELVQLVIGIQEKYAQSLGKTILFKSDIQGIHMQDFHVFIFLSLINNLMSNAVEAIEDNGTISLVLKGIDDKLEIRIEDDGPGIPEKLREIVFDPGYTSKFDEFGTPSTGIGLSYVRELVQELGGQLLIEQKETKGAAFKLILPIKNLIQRG, from the coding sequence TTGAGTATAAATCAGCTTGTTAAAAAGGACGCATTCATTTTATTTTTTATGATCGTAATTGTGCCCCTTGCAGGAGAGTTGAAATTCTATCCTGTGAACGAAACATTTCGCATTAGCTTCGGTCCACCCGCATTTTTCTTTTGTTTATTACTTTTAAGGAAATCAAGACCGCTATTGCCTGGCTTCTTAACAGGAACAGCCATTGTTATTGTTCGAGTAGGGTTAGATCTTATTCAGCACAAGGCTGATGTAGTGGAATCATTTTATCAACAGTTCCCAAGCTTCTTTTTTTATCTTACTTATGCCTTCCTGTTTTATTTCATCCGTACTGGGAGTTTTAAGCAACAATCTATTTTCATTGGACTGATCGGTCTTATAATTGAATTACTTGCTGATTTTGTAGAGCTATTTGTACAATTTTTGGTATTTGATACAACCATGACGTTATCAAAGCTGAGTGATATGGTCTTAATTGCGTTTGCTCATAGTTTTGTGGTCATCAGCTTTTTTAATATGATGAAGCTCTATGAGGCACAATCAAGAGAAAAACAAATTATGAAACAGAATGAGCATATGATGATGGTCATTTCAAATTTATACGAGGAAACCGTACATTTGAAGAAGACATTAAAGCACACAGAACACATTACGCAAGAATCTTACCGGCTATACCGCATATTGAATGACCACGAAGCAGGTAAGAAAGTGAGTCAAGAGTTATTAAAGCTGGCAGGAGAAATTCATGAAGTGAAAAAGGATAATCAGCGTATTTTTGCTGGGCTGTCTAAGCTGATTTCCAAGGAAAATATGCAAGACTATATGAAAGCAGAAGAGCTTGTTCAACTTGTGATCGGCATTCAAGAGAAATATGCCCAATCCCTTGGTAAAACCATTTTATTTAAGTCCGATATTCAAGGAATTCATATGCAGGATTTTCATGTCTTTATTTTCTTATCATTGATTAATAATTTGATGTCAAATGCGGTTGAAGCGATAGAAGATAACGGAACAATCTCACTCGTCCTTAAAGGAATTGATGATAAATTAGAGATTCGGATCGAGGATGATGGACCGGGTATTCCTGAAAAGCTGAGAGAGATTGTTTTTGACCCAGGTTATACGTCAAAATTTGATGAATTTGGTACGCCGTCTACTGGGATTGGTTTATCGTATGTTAGAGAACTGGTTCAAGAGCTTGGCGGTCAATTGTTGATCGAACAAAAAGAAACAAAAGGTGCGGCTTTTAAGCTGATCCTTCCTATAAAAAATTTAATACAGAGAGGGTGA
- a CDS encoding glutaminase yields the protein MKTAISNPTQHECQSSVDQWAEEIRPYFKNGQNAGYIPALGKVNSSQLGISVIGPDGSSVRYGDWDVPFTLQSISKVISFIAACLGRGVPYVLDRVDVEPTGDAFNSIIRLEMHKPGKPFNPMINAGAITVSSIIPGRTSTEKLAYIFDLIENLIGQHPSVNEEVYQSEWETAHRNRALAYYLKETNYLESDVEETLEVYLKQCSIEVTTEDIALIGLIISSDGYHPFKQVQVIPKDIARLTKALMLTCGMYNASGNFAAFVGVPAKSGVSGGIMACVPPSARREFPFKTGCGIGIYGPAIDDCGNSITGVMMLKKLAKEWDLSIF from the coding sequence ATGAAAACAGCTATTTCTAATCCTACGCAACACGAGTGTCAGTCTTCTGTTGATCAATGGGCAGAAGAAATACGACCTTATTTCAAAAACGGTCAAAATGCTGGCTACATTCCAGCACTCGGAAAAGTCAATTCCTCTCAACTGGGTATCAGCGTCATAGGACCAGATGGATCATCCGTTCGATATGGTGACTGGGACGTTCCCTTTACCCTGCAAAGTATCTCAAAAGTCATCAGCTTTATAGCTGCCTGTTTAGGAAGAGGTGTACCATACGTCTTAGACCGAGTAGATGTAGAGCCGACTGGTGATGCATTTAATTCCATCATACGCCTTGAAATGCACAAACCAGGAAAGCCTTTTAATCCAATGATTAATGCTGGAGCTATTACCGTATCCTCCATTATTCCCGGTAGGACTTCTACAGAAAAGTTAGCATATATTTTCGATTTAATCGAAAACTTAATAGGTCAGCACCCTTCTGTAAATGAAGAGGTGTACCAATCAGAATGGGAAACTGCCCACCGAAATCGGGCACTTGCCTATTACTTAAAAGAAACCAACTACTTAGAGTCAGATGTTGAGGAAACATTAGAGGTCTATTTAAAGCAGTGTTCCATTGAGGTAACAACAGAAGACATCGCCTTAATCGGACTGATTATTTCAAGTGATGGCTATCATCCTTTTAAACAAGTCCAAGTCATCCCAAAAGATATCGCAAGACTGACAAAAGCGTTAATGCTGACATGCGGCATGTATAATGCGTCTGGTAATTTCGCTGCATTCGTAGGCGTTCCAGCCAAAAGTGGTGTGTCTGGAGGAATTATGGCTTGCGTTCCGCCAAGCGCAAGAAGAGAATTCCCTTTTAAAACAGGCTGTGGGATCGGCATTTATGGTCCGGCCATTGACGATTGCGGAAATAGCATTACAGGCGTCATGATGCTAAAAAAACTCGCCAAAGAGTGGGATCTCAGTATTTTTTAA
- a CDS encoding alanine/glycine:cation symporter family protein has translation MNEKALLSYLTYTNDFIWTYIIIVLLLGVGIFFTYKTRFLQVRMIREMVRVLKEGTKEKEGISPFQAFAISMAARVGTGNITGIAIAIAIGGPGAIFWMWIVAIIGSASSFVESTLAQVYKVKDHSGFRGGPAYYMEKGLNKRWMGILFAILITISFGVVFNAVQSNTITVAFKSSFGLDRLMVGIIMAVIFAAIIFKGVHAIAKASEYIVVVLAIAYIGIAFFIIVTNITELPGVIGTIVKHAFGFEQFAGGTLGGALLQGIKRGLFSNEAGMGSAPNAAATAVTSHPVKQGLIQAFGVLTDTLIICTSTAFIVLFSDAYQTTNLQGIELTQVALSDHIGPWASGFLAIMVFLFAFSTLIGNYYYGETNIEFLGANKFWLNLYRVAVIGMVLFGAVAKVPVVWGLADLFMGFMVIVNLIAITMLSKVAFAALKDYTRQKKEGKDPIFYKSAVPYNEHIECWDDEPATIKKNQIG, from the coding sequence ATGAACGAAAAAGCTTTGTTATCTTATTTAACATATACAAATGATTTTATTTGGACTTATATTATCATTGTGCTGTTACTTGGAGTTGGGATTTTCTTCACGTATAAAACACGCTTCCTGCAAGTCAGAATGATCAGAGAAATGGTGCGTGTCCTTAAAGAAGGAACAAAAGAAAAAGAGGGCATTTCGCCGTTCCAAGCATTCGCCATCAGTATGGCGGCGCGTGTAGGAACAGGGAATATCACAGGGATTGCCATCGCTATTGCTATTGGCGGACCTGGGGCGATTTTTTGGATGTGGATCGTAGCCATTATCGGTTCTGCCTCAAGCTTTGTCGAAAGTACACTGGCTCAGGTGTATAAGGTGAAAGATCATTCAGGATTCCGCGGTGGACCTGCTTATTACATGGAAAAGGGTTTAAACAAACGTTGGATGGGGATTTTATTTGCTATCCTTATTACGATTTCATTTGGAGTCGTCTTTAACGCTGTTCAGTCTAACACCATTACAGTCGCCTTCAAAAGTTCATTTGGACTTGACCGTTTAATGGTTGGTATCATCATGGCTGTCATTTTCGCAGCGATTATTTTCAAAGGAGTTCATGCGATAGCAAAGGCATCTGAATACATTGTCGTTGTGCTTGCCATTGCCTATATCGGAATTGCCTTCTTTATCATCGTAACAAATATCACAGAACTCCCTGGCGTTATCGGAACCATTGTGAAACATGCCTTTGGATTTGAACAGTTTGCTGGTGGTACACTAGGCGGTGCTTTACTGCAAGGGATTAAACGCGGTCTCTTCTCAAACGAAGCCGGTATGGGTAGTGCACCTAACGCAGCAGCGACTGCTGTAACGAGCCACCCTGTCAAACAAGGATTAATTCAAGCATTTGGTGTGTTAACAGATACATTAATCATTTGTACAAGTACAGCCTTTATTGTTTTGTTCTCTGATGCGTATCAAACAACCAATTTACAAGGAATTGAATTAACACAGGTTGCATTAAGTGATCACATTGGACCTTGGGCATCCGGTTTCCTTGCGATTATGGTTTTCTTATTCGCCTTTAGTACATTAATTGGTAATTATTACTACGGTGAAACGAACATTGAATTTCTTGGAGCAAACAAATTTTGGCTTAATTTGTATCGAGTTGCCGTTATTGGTATGGTGCTCTTCGGTGCCGTTGCCAAAGTTCCTGTTGTCTGGGGTCTAGCCGACTTATTTATGGGTTTCATGGTCATAGTCAATCTCATTGCGATAACCATGTTGTCTAAGGTCGCCTTTGCGGCATTAAAGGATTATACGAGGCAGAAAAAAGAAGGGAAAGACCCTATCTTTTATAAAAGTGCCGTTCCGTACAATGAACACATTGAATGCTGGGATGACGAACCTGCAACTATTAAAAAAAATCAAATTGGTTAA
- a CDS encoding alpha/beta hydrolase, with protein sequence MEQIEFQYIHTNGVTLHTAIAGPEDGPLLVLLHGFPEFWYGWKHQIIPLAEAGFRVVVPDQRGYHLSDKPEGIESYVLDKLRDDIVGLIKELSPNQKAIVGGHDWGGAVAWHLVSTRSQYVEKLMIVNMPHPRVMMKVLPFYPPQWKKSSYIAFFQLPHIPEAALQENHFQRLDEAIGLSSRPHLFTKEDVSSYKLAWTQPGAITSMLNWYRAIKKGGFEKPISKRILVPVRMIWGMEDKFLSRKLAKETIKICPNGQLIFVDDASHWINHEKPDIVNQLMLEFLK encoded by the coding sequence ATGGAACAAATCGAGTTTCAATATATCCATACAAATGGTGTAACACTCCATACAGCAATCGCTGGTCCTGAGGATGGTCCGCTGCTTGTGCTGTTGCATGGATTTCCAGAGTTTTGGTACGGATGGAAACATCAAATCATCCCGCTGGCTGAGGCTGGCTTCCGTGTAGTCGTTCCAGATCAAAGAGGGTATCATCTAAGCGATAAGCCAGAAGGTATCGAATCATACGTCTTGGATAAGTTGAGAGATGATATCGTTGGACTGATTAAGGAGCTTAGTCCAAATCAAAAAGCGATTGTCGGTGGGCATGATTGGGGCGGGGCTGTGGCATGGCATTTGGTTTCCACGCGTTCTCAATATGTAGAGAAACTAATGATCGTCAATATGCCGCATCCACGTGTCATGATGAAGGTTCTCCCTTTTTATCCGCCACAATGGAAAAAGAGCTCCTATATCGCCTTCTTTCAGCTTCCACATATACCAGAGGCAGCGCTTCAGGAAAATCACTTTCAAAGGCTGGACGAGGCAATAGGTCTTAGCTCTAGACCACATTTGTTCACCAAGGAGGATGTCTCAAGCTACAAACTTGCATGGACACAGCCTGGAGCCATCACTTCGATGCTGAATTGGTATCGAGCCATAAAAAAGGGGGGCTTTGAAAAGCCAATTTCAAAACGTATTCTAGTTCCTGTTCGGATGATATGGGGAATGGAGGACAAATTTCTTAGCAGAAAGCTGGCGAAAGAAACGATCAAAATTTGTCCAAATGGACAGTTGATATTTGTCGATGATGCCTCGCATTGGATCAACCATGAAAAGCCAGACATCGTAAATCAGCTCATGCTGGAATTTTTGAAGTGA
- a CDS encoding VOC family protein, whose product MISVSPYIVVDDVKESLQYYQGIFGGDIHILNEQQDRVLHAELHLGESLLHFSDTFGRTPKPENLRLIMQFDNEEELKAVYEALEADGDVLVELQDTFFGALNGQVQDRKNGIIWVLNYIK is encoded by the coding sequence ATGATCAGCGTTAGTCCTTATATTGTAGTGGATGATGTCAAAGAGTCTCTTCAATATTATCAGGGGATTTTTGGCGGAGACATTCATATTTTAAATGAGCAACAAGATCGTGTGTTACATGCTGAACTGCACCTTGGTGAATCGTTGCTTCATTTCTCAGATACGTTCGGCCGCACACCAAAACCGGAGAATCTTCGTCTAATCATGCAATTTGACAATGAGGAAGAATTAAAAGCCGTATATGAAGCGCTTGAAGCGGATGGAGATGTGCTAGTGGAATTACAGGATACGTTCTTTGGTGCACTAAACGGGCAGGTACAGGATCGGAAGAATGGAATTATTTGGGTTTTGAATTATATAAAATAA